From the Prunus dulcis chromosome 4, ALMONDv2, whole genome shotgun sequence genome, one window contains:
- the LOC117625181 gene encoding lectin-like: MGNLFSSSPPPSTPRSRPPPSPPPPPPPPPPPPPPPLPHNYEAILREADSPINKSSVEKLLEQLRAGITLNQKRKKYWVDKKSNNCFMVYARDLSISWAEDDRNWLWPSLQETSGVFIDAAEMINECWLEVHGQFETTKLSPGTLYEVAFVVKLKASADGWDVPVNVSLTLPDGSKQWHEVKLKEIPREQWKEILVGEFRASPEIPGDMEFSMYEYDSGKWNRGLVIKGVIIRPKN, encoded by the exons ATGGGCAATCTGTTCTCAAGTTCCCCACCGCCGTCTACTCCCCGAAGTCGGCCGCCTCCTTCCCCACCTCCGCCTCCTCCCCCACCTCCCCCACCTCCCCCACCGCCGCTTCCACACAACTATGAAGCTATTTTGAGAGAAGCTGACTCACCCATCAACAAATCCTCAGTGGAAAAACTCCTTGAACAGCTCCGTGCTGGAATAACCTTAAACCAAAAGAGAAAG AAGTATTGGGTTGACAAGAAGTCCAACAACTGCTTTATGGTGTATGCAAGGGATCTCTCGATCTCTTGGGCTGAAGACGATCGTAACTGGCTCTGGCCCTCCCTGCAAGAAACCAG TGGTGTCTTCATTGATGCTGCTGAAATGATTAATGAATGTTGGCTAGAAGTGCATGGACAATTTGAGACTACAAAGCTGTCACCAGGAACTCTGTATGAAGTTGCGTTTGTGGTCAAGCTGAAAGCTTCAGCTGATGGATGGGATGTTCCAGTGAATGTCAGTCTCACTCTTCCAGATGGTAGCAAACAATGGCATGAAGTTAAGTTGAAGGAAATCCCAAGAGAGCAATGGAAAGAGATTTTGGTTGGCGAGTTTAGAGCATCACCCGAAATACCTGGTGACATGGAGTTTTCGATGTATGAATATGACAGTGGGAAATGGAATAGAGGACTTGTTATCAAGGGTGTTATCATTCGGCCTAAAAATTAA